A genome region from Manihot esculenta cultivar AM560-2 chromosome 5, M.esculenta_v8, whole genome shotgun sequence includes the following:
- the LOC110616304 gene encoding homeobox-leucine zipper protein ATHB-13 produces MTCNGMAFFPANFMLQTPHEEDHHHQPPTSLNPILPSCTPQDFHGMASFLGKRSMSFSGIDASCHEEANGEDELSDDGSQAGEKKRRLNMEQVKTLEKNFELGNKLEPERKMQLARALGLQPRQIAIWFQNRRARWKTKQLEKDYDLLKRQFEAIKADNDALQAQNQKLQAEISALKSREPTESINLNKETEGSCSNRSENSSDIKLDISRTPAIDSPLSNHPISRPFFPSSSIRPTGVAQLFHNNSSRSDHIHCQKNIDQMVKEETLSNMFCGIDDQSGFWPWLEQQHFN; encoded by the exons ATGACTTGCAATGGGATGGCTTTCTTCCCAGCTAATTTCATGCTTCAGACTCCTCATGAAGAAGATCATCATCATCAACCTCCCACTTCTCTCAATCCAATTCTACCCTCATGCACCCCCCAAGATTTCCATG GCATGGCATCATTTCTAGGGAAGAGGTCAATGTCATTTTCAGGGATTGATGCCTCGTGTCATGAAGAAGCTAATGGAGAGGATGAGCTGTCGGATGATGGCTCACAGgcaggagagaagaagagaaggctTAATATGGAACAAGTCAAAACACTTGAGAAGAACTTTGAATTGGGTAACAAGCTTGAACCTGAAAGAAAAATGCAGCTGGCTAGGGCTCTTGGTCTCCAACCAAGACAGATTGCTATATGGTTCCAAAATAGGAGGGCTAGATGGAAGACCAAACAGCTTGAGAAAGACTACGATCTCCTCAAGCGGCAGTTTGAAGCCATCAAAGCTGATAACGATGCACTTCAAGCCCAGAACCAGAAGCTTCAGGCAGAG ATATCAGCACTGAAAAGCAGGGAACCAACTGAGTCTATTAATCTCAATAAAGAAACTGAAGGTTCTTGCAGTAATAGAAGTGAAAACAGCTCTGATATCAAGTTGGATATCTCAAGAACACCAGCTATTGATAGCCCTTTATCTAATCACCCAATTAGCAGACCCTTTTTTCCATCTTCGTCCATAAGGCCCACAGGTGTGGCTCAGCTCTTCCACAACAACTCTTCAAGGTCTGATCACATCCATTGCCAGAAGAACATAGATCAAATGGTGAAGGAAGAAACCCTCAGCAACATGTTCTGTGGGATTGATGATCAATCTGGGTTTTGGCCATGGCTTGAGCAACAACATTTCAATTGA